In the genome of Candidatus Limnocylindria bacterium, the window GGCGGCGATAGTCGTCCATCTTGTCCAGCGGCCCGCCCTTATTGCCCCACGGGTCGGCGCGAACCACGAAGCGATCGGCACCGGCGCTGGTCAGGGCCGAGGAGACGAGCTGGATCGCATCCGCCCTCCCAAGGCATTGGCGAAGGAGTTCGTCGATCAAAAACTCCTTGGCCTCGGCAACCTGCCGGCTGATGCCAGGTATGAGAACGACGGTGTGGTGCGGGACGACGATGAAGGAGCTCACGCAGGACGCCTCCGCGGCCCCCGGCCGCGACTCGATCACCCAGTCCGTTTTGCCCAGCGCATCCAGCTTTGCCTGGATAGCCTGGGTCGCAGCGGTCGCCGTCAGGCAGTGGCCGGCCAACACTTCCTTGAGTGCGGCTTCGAGAGCTGGCTCGGGGAGGTCGGGATAGGTGATTCGCTGGGCGATGGCGACGGACCCGGCCAGCAGGAGGGTGGCCGCGGCCAGCAGCACGATCAGCCCGCGGCGTCGCCGTGGAGCCCCCGACCGTCGCCCAGTGACAGCGGCGGGCGGTCCGGCCGGCGTCGGCACCGATGGGAGTCGCGGAGCCGGGATTGCAGCGTCGAGGCGCTCGAGGCCCTCGCGCAGTCGCGTGTCGACGTCAGTCATGCGTCACCTCCGAGAAGGGCACGGAGCCGCTCCTTCGTCCTCGACAGCCAGCTCGAGACGGTTCCCGGTCGGACGCCGAGCATCTGGCCGATCTCTTCGTGCGTGTATCCGTCGAGCGTGCTCAACACGAGAGCTGCTCTGTGGTGCGGCTCGAGCTGCTGAAGGGCGGTCCACAGGTCCGGGTCCGATGACATCGCCCACGTCGGCTCGTCAACGAGATCCGCGACTGCCATCCTCCGCCGACGCCGCAGCTCGTTGAAGGCCAGCCGAAGCCCGATGGTGTAGAACCACGCCCGCACGTCGCCTCCAGCGAATTTGTGTCGGTGCTCGAGCGCCCGCGTGAACGCGGCCTGGGCCACGTCCTCCGCTTCGCTCGCATCGCGCAGGACGAACGTGAGCCGACGCATCAGCGCTGGATACGCAGCGAGAAGCTCCGCGTCGACGTTGCTCACCGCCGAAGCAGCCCGGGCAACTTCCAAGTTGTCCTCCTTGGTCCGTTCTCCGATACAACACCACGACGCCCCGATTCCTTGCGGCCATTACCAAACACAACCGGAGGGACGCGAGATGGATGACGTACGCCTGCTTCGAATTGGCGAGGTCGCTGATCTGCTGCGGATCAGCAGGACCAAGGTCTACGAGCTGGTGTCGTCGGGGCAGATTCCGAGCCTGCATGTGGGACGCAGCCGGCGAGTGCCCATACGTGCGCTGGCCCAGTGGATCGACGAACAGACAACGCGAGCTGCGCCAGCCAATCCACCACCGCCGACGGGACCGCTATTACTGCGGGCCCGTTCCACAGCGTCAACGGCGCGGACACGACGAGCTCCCGGGACGCGAACACGTAGCGCCGCTCGGACCGCGCCACCGCCGAGAGCGAGCTGGCCGTTTTTCAAGCCTTGGATGCCACGTCCGATGGAGAAGGACGAATACGAGTCGTGGGTCGCTCACCTCGACGCGCATCCGGACGAGAAGGCGCGCGTAATCGAGGAGATGGAGCGATACGACCGGTCGCGCCGTTAGCAGCGGCCACTGCGCGTGCGCGAACTCGTCGACTAGGTGTAGTTCCTCGAGGGGAGCGACACCACGACCGGCTCGCCCTACTTCTCTTCGATTAGGTGCCACGCGCTCTCGAACCGGCCGCCGTCCGCCAGCACGGCGGCTCGTGAGACGTTGACTCGCCCGCCCGGGAAGGAGCGCTTGAAGCGCTCAACTTCGGCGAACGGGACCACCCAGACACGCGGCGCGGGCATGGCCGGATCGTCGATTCGTCCCTCGAAGCTGACGAGCGCCACGAAATGCCGATCGGGGGTCGTGGTAACAAGGTTGTTGGCGGGCCAGTCGTATTTCTGAGCGACGCCTTTCACCTCTACGGTCACGGCATCGCCCGCCTGCCGCACGACGACCACGTCCACGCCCTTCTTGTTGCCCAGTGTGAGGTTGGCGGCAATGCCGAGCCGGTGCAGGCACGACAGGACGTGGAACTCCGACGCAAGGTTCGTGTCGTAGCCGCTCACCCGACGAAACGGTAGCGCACGGGCTATGTCGTAGCGTGGCGCCGTATGGACGTAGTGCCCGAGCCGATCATCGGCAACAAGAACATCGAGGACGCCGCAATCCGGTTCGTTGTGGATCAGGAACGGGGATTCGGTCGCGCGGCGCGCGACACCCGGCATGCGAGTGCCCCAGCAGACATCGAGAGCGACGGGCGCACGATCGAGGTCAAGGCATTCGGCGGATGGTTGCGGACGCAGGGCGCGTTGCTGCTTGAGGCACGTCAGGTCGATGAAGCGAGGCGGAACTCCGAGTTTTACGTCTACGTCGTCGAGAACGTCGCGCAGGGCAATCCCGCCAAATTCGAGCTCCGCGTGATCGGTGGCGGCCAACTGCAGGCGCTGCTCGCTGCCGCGAAGGTGCACCGCTACTTCGAGATACCCGTTCGTGCCGCTGACTATGCGAAGCTAGGGCGATTGAACAGATGACGACCGTCGATCTGACGACGCTCGGCGTCAAAGACGTCTTGCGTCTCTATGGCGCGATCCTCAAAGAGATGAGGCGCCGCGAGATCACTACCACCAACGACGGTCCGATTGGCGGGTATGGCGAATGGCTCGTCGCGCGAGCCTTCAACGGGGTCCGCAAGGCAAACTCGTCTAAGGGCTTCGACGTTCTAGCCGACGACGGCCTGCGACTTCAGGTGAAGACGCGCTGGCTGCCCCTCGGCACAGAACTCCGACAGCTGAGCGCCATCCGCAAACTCGAAGAGGCGGGCTTCGACTTCATCGTTGCTGTCCTGCTCGACGAGGACTTCGACGTCGGCGAGGCATACCAGATCCCGCACGGCGCGGTCGCACGGCTCACAAGTCGCGCCGAGTTGACGAACTCGCGCCGGCTTGTGCTGACCCCTCGCGTCTGCCGCGACGCAGACTGCCGGGATATCACCGCCAAGCTTCGCGCCGCGGATCGCGAGATCGCAGGCGCTGTGGCTGCGCCGCCGCCCGCGGATTAGGCTCCTGGCGGACGCCGCCCTGGCGCCAGCGAGTTCGCGGCGCTTTCATGCGATTCGCCTAGTTGCTGCACGGCTACTGCGCGAGAACACAATCGCGGCCTAGCGATGTGTCCAGATACGCGAATTCCCTATGGATTTCTGAGCCGACGGGCAGACTCGAACTGCCGACCGGCGGACGTTGAAGCGGGCGCGTCGCCGCGCGTGTGCAGGCGACTTCGCCTACCCGCGTCCTTCCGCGTACCTCACCGCAGCACGAATGTCTCATCCGTAGCTTCCGAGTCGCCAAAGGCCACGCTCGTTTTCACAACATCCCAGCGCGTCGTCGGCTACGGAAGGAAGTTCTTCGAGCGACCCGACCGCATTCGTCGGCGCGATGCTCTGCACGGCCGCCGGGATCTTCGCGCTCTCGCAGATCGTCTTCCCTCGGCGCAGGCCACGGTCGCGAGGATCGGTGGGACGGCGCCCGACGCGCCGATCGCATCTACCTAGACTGATCGTCGACATCTCGGATACGAGCGGTCGGTGAGGATCGAAGGGTTGCGCGGTGTCAATCGGGTGAGCGGAGGAATGTTGCCAGCCACGGATCTCACTGCGGTCGGCCGCAAGGCCGGTCAGATCGATGTGCGCATCGGCTACAAGATCATCGAGCTCTTCAGCGAGGGCCTTTACTCGAGCGCCACAAAGGCGATCGAGGAGCTCGTGTCGAACGGCTTCGATGCCGGCGCTCTGAACATCCACGTGCTCCTCGCGGCCGATCTCACCGCTCCGGATGCGTCGATCGCAGTTATCGATGACGGCACTGGCATGGACCCGAGCCGCTTTGAGCAGCACTGGCTGATCGGGGTGAGCAACAAGCGTGACCCAGGCTACGTCGCACCATTGAGCCGCAAGCAGATCGGAAAGTTCGGCATCGGAAAACTCGCGACATACGTTC includes:
- a CDS encoding RNA polymerase sigma factor, whose product is MEVARAASAVSNVDAELLAAYPALMRRLTFVLRDASEAEDVAQAAFTRALEHRHKFAGGDVRAWFYTIGLRLAFNELRRRRRMAVADLVDEPTWAMSSDPDLWTALQQLEPHHRAALVLSTLDGYTHEEIGQMLGVRPGTVSSWLSRTKERLRALLGGDA
- a CDS encoding DUF3883 domain-containing protein; this encodes MDVVPEPIIGNKNIEDAAIRFVVDQERGFGRAARDTRHASAPADIESDGRTIEVKAFGGWLRTQGALLLEARQVDEARRNSEFYVYVVENVAQGNPAKFELRVIGGGQLQALLAAAKVHRYFEIPVRAADYAKLGRLNR